From one Lasioglossum baleicum chromosome 11, iyLasBale1, whole genome shotgun sequence genomic stretch:
- the Hlh3b gene encoding helix loop helix protein 3B has protein sequence MSMLAYNGCSGGTVDTENGSPAESLLSAEGELAEEVGDSPGTPRDTEEEATLSDEFYSHDTDDEDDQGKKRRDRTNSLDGISPTGSSHLGSPTLRVGNLGVRKLFTNSRERWRQQNVSGAFAELRKLVPTHPPDKKLSKNEILRLAIRYIRLLSNVIEWQKAQDRNEIAQHEVRIKCEPPFNAQNSSSYPSKPSVTYLKQEKHINENHNTYRTSFPVQKQVQHSVSHLTCDKNGNNLLMIAPSGHNISSTMNKRNVTPSTIGQSTFSSGPLTNGALIRPPRPSTFSKSPQITVQTVTGSNILTNCSSSSALSNNVVSVNGSVPNCGQKRLKIERDDEEQPGQGKDCKTLPSSGHNVPARKRVKVTFVKDSNPPYRSDFRK, from the exons ATG TCGATGTTGGCGTACAATGGTTGTTCCGGGGGAACAGTAGACACGGAGAACGGTTCTCCAGCAGAATCCCTGTTATCCGCTGAAGGAGAATTAGCTGAAGAAGTTGGGGACTCGCCAGGAACGCCTAGAGATACCGAAGAAGAGGCTACACTGTCCGATGAATTTTATTCGCATGATACGGACGATGAGGATGACCAAGGGAAGAAGCGACGGGACCGTACGAACTCC CTAGACGGTATTTCGCCGACGGGGAGTAGCCATCTTGGCTCGCCGACGCTTCGAGTAGGAAATTTAGGCGTTCGAAAATTATTTACGAACAGCAGGGAACGTTGGAGGCAGCAGAACGTCAGCGGTGCTTTCGCCGAGCTTCGAAAGTTGGTGCCTACTCATCCACCGGACAAGAAGCTGTCTAAAAATGAGATTCTTCGATTGGCGATACG GTACATAAGGCTGCTAAGCAACGTGATCGAATGGCAAAAGGCGCAGGACCGTAACGAGATCGCGCAGCACGAAGTGCGAATCAAATGCGAGCCCCCGTTCAACGCCCAAAATTCATCCTCCTATCCCAGCAAGCCATCGGTCACCTATCTAAAGCAAGAGAAGCACATAAACGAGAACCATAACACTTATCGCACCAGCTTTCCCGTTCAAAAGCAAGTACAACACTCGGTGTCTCACTTAACGTGCGACAAGAACGGCAACAATCTTCTAATGATCGCTCCCAGTGGTCACAACATCTCTTCGACGATGAACAAAAGAAACGTGACGCCGTCAACTATAGGACAAAGCACATTTTCATCCGGCCCACTGACCAATGGAGCCCTCATACGTCCACCAAGGCCTTCGACTTTTTCAAAATCGCCGCAAATCACCGTGCAAACTGTAACAGGATCAAATATCTTGACTAATTGCTCTTCCAGCTCAGCTCTGAGCAACAACGTGGTCTCGGTGAACGGAAGTGTACCGAATTGTGGCCAGAAGAGGCTGAAGATCGAGAGAGACGACGAAGAACAGCCTGGACAAGGGAAAGATTGTAAAACACTGCCTTCCTCCGGTCATAATGTCCCTGCTAGGAAAAGAGTGAAAGTTACGTTCGTCAAGGACTCGAATCCTCCGTACCGCAGTGATTTCCGGAAGTAG
- the LOC143213655 gene encoding uncharacterized protein LOC143213655, with translation MSVSNISNTSIHLGASTKTSRRQNKNLTADRLELSRLRDRACPLGTTGQRRPSRSPRSQRSRSADVDCLKKYTERRVEERRHTDVADTSKLDPSRWIPLTKNMSRSQPTTSKKSPQSSRDDDKRRSVSVDIEETINNIIRSGVVTVPKKLTPTKEEETTKEFEEKDEATTTSTTTMTTTTTCTTTVLSSTLPTTHRTGGRSLSTDVGRAKNEKLVEERRHTEADPRMIATRWLPQINISRFRYDASSFTRISNTDITKLAAARWLTFVKNPSPSPIPRMNPERKPSTTTTTTTTTTTMEQAGVHAEEKLQKETKNVSPKWEPIRKFSSVAQAKSDRDAAKEKDEAESNRASPSSELSPDSAERSKRLTQRMKDLYDFKTENEWPKRVVNVCRENMWISKSSSEEERPSQPVRRNSQDLEFNDRVNVIKLRDTKVQSDFQTPKDPAPKKEDPPKSSEIFDSEYEERIRKFNDRLRFSEDLGVAKPKLKERRTYSDDSEEKVRRSKSARSARSESVQESSQPSEGKRNSDASSRSRGSYAEVSPVKRDSRTSTASYASVGSTKRASIDDKSTTQMVEVPPRRAFSQTEKRPATPVPPVEFNDDRYVAGRLKVAERQKRNSTRYKVYLT, from the exons ATGTCCGTATCTAATATAAGCAACACGTCTATACACCTCGGTGCTAGCACAAAAACTAGCAGacgtcaaaacaaaaatttgacagCTGACAGATTGGAATTATCGCGATTGCGC GATCGGGCGTGCCCGTTGGGCACCACCGGTCAGCGAAGACCTTCCCGATCGCCTCGCAGTCAGAGAAGCCGAAGCGCGGACGTCGACTGTTTGAAGAAATACACGGAAAGACGTGTCGAAGAGCGCCGACACACAGACGTGGCGGACACTAGCAAGTTAGACCCATCCCGATGGATCCCGTTAACAAAGAACATGAGCAGAAGTCAGCCAACAACCTCGAAGAAGTCTCCGCAGTCGTCGAGAGATGATGATAAACGTCGATCAGTCTCGGTGGATATCGAGgagacgatcaataatattattCGATCCGGCGTGGTTACGGTGCCGAAGAAACTGACCCCGACGAAGGAGGAAGAGACGACGAAGGAGTTCGAAGAGAAAGACGAGGCTACAACGACGTCAACGACCACgatgacaacgacgacgacgtgcACGACGACAGTCCTGTCGTCGACGTTGCCAACGACACACAGAACAGGGGGCAGGAGCCTTAGCACCGACGTCGGCCGCGCTAAAAACGAAAAACTCGTCGAGGAACGAAGGCATACGGAGGCAGATCCCCGAATGATCGCGACGAG GTGGCTACCGCAAATTAACATCTCAAGGTTCCGCTACGACGCGTCATCGTTCACCAGGATCAGCAACACCGATATCACGAAATTAGCGGCGGCCAGGTGGCTGACGTTCGTCAAGAACCCGTCCCCGTCCCCGATACCGCGTATGAACCCGGAAAGAAAGCcgtcgacaacgacgacgacgacgacgacgacgacgacgatggaaCAGGCTGGCGTCCACGCGGAGGAAAAGCTGCAAAAAGAAACGAAGAACGTGTCGCCGAAGTGGGAGCCCATACGAAAGTTCTCGTCGGTGGCACAGGCCAAGAGCGACAGGGACGCTGCGAAGGAAAAAG ATGAAGCAGAGTCTAATCGAGCTTCGCCATCGTCGGAGCTCTCCCCGGACTCTGCCGAGCGATCGAAGAGGCTGACGCAGCGTATGAAAGATCTTTACGATTTCAAAACAGAGAACGAATGGCCGAAGCGAGTGGTGAACGTATGTCGTGAAAACATGTGGATCAGCAAAAGCAGCAGCGAAGAGGAACGACCTAGCCAGCCTGTGCGCAGAAATAGCCAAGACTTGGAGTTCAACGACAGGGTGAACGTGATCAAG CTGAGGGACACCAAGGTGCAGTCGGACTTCCAAACCCCGAAGGATCCAGCTCCGAAGAAGGAAGACCCTCCGAAGAGCTCTGAGATCTTCGACAGCGAGTACGAGGAGCGTATAAGGAAATTCAACGACAGACTTAGGTTCAGCGAGGACCTAGGTGTAGCAAAACCGAAACTAAAGGAAAGAAGAACGTACTCGGATGATTCCGAAGAGAAAGTTCGTCGATCGAAATCGGCTCGATCAGCGCGTTCCGAGAGCGTGCAGGAAAGTAGTCAGCCCTCGGAAGGGAAACGAAATTCGGACGCGAGTAGCAGATCCAGAGGAAGCTACGCCGAGGTGAGTCCTGTGAAAAGAGACTCTCGTACTAGCACCGCGAGTTACGCTAGCGTTGGAAGTACAAAGCGAGCTAGCATCGATGACAAGAGTACAACGCAAATGGTGGAGGTGCCACCACGAAGAGCCTTCAGCCAAACGGAGAAGAGACCAGCCACGCCTGTGCCACCTGTCGAATTCAACGACGATCGATATGTAGCCGGTCGATTGAAGGTCGCGGAACGCCAGAAGAGGAACAGTACGAGATACAAAGTGTACCTGACGTAA
- the LOC143213725 gene encoding ADP-ribosylarginine hydrolase CG3568 isoform X2, with translation MEDANQQELLKEAPEISWENTLGAPNGVPFDEDTKELLRKCLDVSAPSPATLAQIIKRSEVFPIKFPIKTTRCTALRERGISTEVLEMNANSVYPLIHEAMLPLLARWLKHKQSYGSAIERSIYKDMGLIQFIQRLLEKRAVHFYGPDDEWKLIDGKTGVGGWENVGTDHEKEPLVLTKCLSYDEIKLSALLAMSSHSEFINDGSRENRGVVSLDPDSIQPRGVIIGVVGTRFERQRVMEYQDILVTPQQNTVDNGYGAANTNNADELRRLRLLWAKFYGEEYHPLYDEAVKRVKSKDNMRYLSLSGQTIFDVENYMKRTLVSVEIILLEANTRAEKQNTTAFVHVVGFGLGIWGIIQNQEIYFLKTFEIAIKKMNKKLRFVSDIMFAYFTQQKFGDVGNGDYLGDIKIHFAIKEPHSRLFRAMDANKLLVVTYAWDGNALPGNEFWSGFLSSSGDPATACSSQVAELHTSRINPRACGASLRVASAEHGILHISDYAKLHLT, from the exons ATGGAGGACGCGAACCAGCAGGAGTTGCTGAAGGAGGCGCCGGAAATCTCGTGGGAGAACACATTAGGCGCGCCAAACGGTGTCCCGTTCGACGAGGACACGAAAGAGCTGCTCAGGAAATGCCTGGATGTCTCCGCACCATCGCCCGCGACCCTGGCACAAATCATCAAGCGAAGCGAAGTCTTCCCTATAAAGTTCCCGATTAAAACAACGAGATGCACCGCTCTCAGAGAGCGAGGAATCAGCACGGAAGTTCTCGAG ATGAACGCGAACTCTGTTTATCCGCTGATACACGAAGCAATGTTACCGTTGCTGGCGCGATGGTTGAAGCACAAACAATCGTACGGGAGTGCTATCGAGAGATCGATTTACAAAGATATGGGATTGATACAGTTTATCCAACGTTTGTTGGAGAAACGAGCGGTGCACTTCTATGGGCCTGACGATGAATGGAAACTGATCGATGGTAAAACGGGCGTCGGCGGATGGGAGAATGTTGGTACCGATCACGAGAAGGAACCCTTG GTCCTGACGAAATGCTTGTCCTACGACGAGATCAAGTTGTCGGCGTTGCTGGCGATGTCCTCTCACAGCGAGTTCATAAACGACGGCTCGCGAGAGAACAGAGGCGTCGTGAGTCTCGATCCAGACTCCATTCAGCCGCGAGGAGTCATTATAGGTGTCGTGGGAACAAG ATTCGAACGCCAACGCGTCATGGAGTACCAAGACATCCTTGTCACACCTCAACAGAACACCGTAGACAACGG ATACGGAGCTGCCAACACAAATAACGCAGACGAACTACGAAGACTGCGATTGTTATGGGCGAAATTTTACGGCGAAGAATACCATCCGCTTTACGACGAGGCTGTAAAACGTGTGAAATCGAAGGACAATATGAGGTACTTGTCGTTGTCCGGTCAGACGATCTTCGACGTCGAGAACTACATGAAGAGGACCCTCGTCAGCGTGGAGATCATTCTTCTCGAGGCGAATACGCGGGCAGAGAAACAGAACACGACTGCTTTCGTGCATGTTGTCGGCTTTGGTCTCG GAATCTGGGGCATAATCCAAAATCAAGAGATatattttctgaaaacgttcgaGATCGCCATCAAGAAGATGAACAAGAAGCTGCGATTCGTCTCGGACATAATGTTCGCGTACTTCACCCAGCAAAAATTCGGCGACGTTGGGAACGGCGACTATCTCGGAG ATATAAAGATTCATTTCGCTATTAAGGAGCCTCACAGCCGACTGTTCAGAGCCATGGACGCAAACAAGTTGCTCGTAGTGACGTACGCGTGGGACGGGAACGCACTGCCAG GAAACGAATTCTGGAGCGGATTCCTTTCGTCGAGCGGAGATCCTGCGACAGCGTGCAGCAGCCAAGTGGCTGAGTTACACACGTCCAGAATTAATCCCAGAGCTTGCGGTGCCAGCTTGCGCGTTGCCTCAGCTGAACACGGTATTTTACACATATCCGATTACGCGAAGCTCCATCTTACTTAG
- the LOC143213725 gene encoding ADP-ribosylarginine hydrolase CG2909 isoform X1, whose product MSVFGCCIRRNHRQMEDANQQELLKEAPEISWENTLGAPNGVPFDEDTKELLRKCLDVSAPSPATLAQIIKRSEVFPIKFPIKTTRCTALRERGISTEVLEMNANSVYPLIHEAMLPLLARWLKHKQSYGSAIERSIYKDMGLIQFIQRLLEKRAVHFYGPDDEWKLIDGKTGVGGWENVGTDHEKEPLVLTKCLSYDEIKLSALLAMSSHSEFINDGSRENRGVVSLDPDSIQPRGVIIGVVGTRFERQRVMEYQDILVTPQQNTVDNGYGAANTNNADELRRLRLLWAKFYGEEYHPLYDEAVKRVKSKDNMRYLSLSGQTIFDVENYMKRTLVSVEIILLEANTRAEKQNTTAFVHVVGFGLGIWGIIQNQEIYFLKTFEIAIKKMNKKLRFVSDIMFAYFTQQKFGDVGNGDYLGDIKIHFAIKEPHSRLFRAMDANKLLVVTYAWDGNALPGNEFWSGFLSSSGDPATACSSQVAELHTSRINPRACGASLRVASAEHGILHISDYAKLHLT is encoded by the exons ATGTCAGTGTTCGGTTGTTGCATTCGTCGG AATCATCGACAGATGGAGGACGCGAACCAGCAGGAGTTGCTGAAGGAGGCGCCGGAAATCTCGTGGGAGAACACATTAGGCGCGCCAAACGGTGTCCCGTTCGACGAGGACACGAAAGAGCTGCTCAGGAAATGCCTGGATGTCTCCGCACCATCGCCCGCGACCCTGGCACAAATCATCAAGCGAAGCGAAGTCTTCCCTATAAAGTTCCCGATTAAAACAACGAGATGCACCGCTCTCAGAGAGCGAGGAATCAGCACGGAAGTTCTCGAG ATGAACGCGAACTCTGTTTATCCGCTGATACACGAAGCAATGTTACCGTTGCTGGCGCGATGGTTGAAGCACAAACAATCGTACGGGAGTGCTATCGAGAGATCGATTTACAAAGATATGGGATTGATACAGTTTATCCAACGTTTGTTGGAGAAACGAGCGGTGCACTTCTATGGGCCTGACGATGAATGGAAACTGATCGATGGTAAAACGGGCGTCGGCGGATGGGAGAATGTTGGTACCGATCACGAGAAGGAACCCTTG GTCCTGACGAAATGCTTGTCCTACGACGAGATCAAGTTGTCGGCGTTGCTGGCGATGTCCTCTCACAGCGAGTTCATAAACGACGGCTCGCGAGAGAACAGAGGCGTCGTGAGTCTCGATCCAGACTCCATTCAGCCGCGAGGAGTCATTATAGGTGTCGTGGGAACAAG ATTCGAACGCCAACGCGTCATGGAGTACCAAGACATCCTTGTCACACCTCAACAGAACACCGTAGACAACGG ATACGGAGCTGCCAACACAAATAACGCAGACGAACTACGAAGACTGCGATTGTTATGGGCGAAATTTTACGGCGAAGAATACCATCCGCTTTACGACGAGGCTGTAAAACGTGTGAAATCGAAGGACAATATGAGGTACTTGTCGTTGTCCGGTCAGACGATCTTCGACGTCGAGAACTACATGAAGAGGACCCTCGTCAGCGTGGAGATCATTCTTCTCGAGGCGAATACGCGGGCAGAGAAACAGAACACGACTGCTTTCGTGCATGTTGTCGGCTTTGGTCTCG GAATCTGGGGCATAATCCAAAATCAAGAGATatattttctgaaaacgttcgaGATCGCCATCAAGAAGATGAACAAGAAGCTGCGATTCGTCTCGGACATAATGTTCGCGTACTTCACCCAGCAAAAATTCGGCGACGTTGGGAACGGCGACTATCTCGGAG ATATAAAGATTCATTTCGCTATTAAGGAGCCTCACAGCCGACTGTTCAGAGCCATGGACGCAAACAAGTTGCTCGTAGTGACGTACGCGTGGGACGGGAACGCACTGCCAG GAAACGAATTCTGGAGCGGATTCCTTTCGTCGAGCGGAGATCCTGCGACAGCGTGCAGCAGCCAAGTGGCTGAGTTACACACGTCCAGAATTAATCCCAGAGCTTGCGGTGCCAGCTTGCGCGTTGCCTCAGCTGAACACGGTATTTTACACATATCCGATTACGCGAAGCTCCATCTTACTTAG